One genomic window of Roseateles sp. DAIF2 includes the following:
- a CDS encoding NAD(P)H-dependent glycerol-3-phosphate dehydrogenase, with product MKISVLGAGAWGTALAIQAAARHEVLLWARDAEACAQMQATRRNTRYLPETELPPGLLLGHDFDAALEHGRAGLFIVATPMAALRETLARLPDGARVLWLCKGFEAGTGLLGHQIASAVQPRLAAGILSGPSFAQEVAAGQPTALVAASEDATLAQQAVEAFHSERLRVYTSADPVGVEVGGAVKNVMAIAVGIADGLRQRAEQAGCAGDAPGLNARAALITRGLAEMMRLGQALGARSETFMGLSGMGDLVLTATGDLSRNRQVGLGLAADKPLAQILTELGHVAEGVYSAPTVLARARALGVDMPIAAAVVEVLEGRLSPVAAVDLLMSRESRAEH from the coding sequence ATGAAGATTTCCGTACTTGGTGCCGGCGCCTGGGGCACGGCACTGGCGATCCAGGCCGCCGCGCGCCACGAGGTGCTTCTGTGGGCGCGCGACGCCGAGGCTTGCGCGCAGATGCAGGCCACGCGCCGCAATACCCGCTACCTGCCCGAGACCGAGCTGCCCCCCGGGCTGTTGCTTGGGCATGACTTCGACGCCGCGCTCGAGCATGGCCGCGCGGGCCTGTTCATCGTCGCCACGCCGATGGCGGCGCTGCGCGAGACCCTGGCCCGGTTGCCGGACGGCGCCCGCGTGCTGTGGCTGTGCAAGGGCTTCGAGGCCGGTACCGGCCTGCTGGGCCATCAGATCGCCAGCGCGGTGCAGCCGCGGCTGGCCGCGGGCATCCTGTCCGGGCCCAGCTTCGCGCAGGAGGTCGCGGCCGGCCAGCCGACCGCGCTGGTCGCGGCCAGCGAGGATGCGACCCTGGCGCAGCAGGCCGTCGAGGCCTTCCACAGCGAGCGGCTGCGCGTCTACACCTCGGCCGACCCGGTCGGCGTCGAGGTCGGCGGCGCGGTCAAGAACGTGATGGCGATCGCGGTCGGCATCGCCGACGGCCTGCGCCAGCGCGCCGAGCAGGCGGGCTGTGCCGGCGATGCGCCGGGCCTGAACGCGCGCGCCGCGCTGATCACGCGCGGCCTGGCCGAGATGATGCGGCTGGGCCAGGCGCTGGGCGCGCGCAGCGAGACCTTCATGGGCCTCTCCGGCATGGGCGACCTGGTGCTGACCGCCACCGGCGACCTCTCGCGCAACCGCCAGGTCGGCCTGGGCCTGGCCGCGGACAAGCCGCTGGCGCAGATCCTGACCGAGCTGGGCCATGTGGCCGAGGGTGTCTACAGCGCGCCCACGGTGCTGGCGCGCGCCCGGGCGCTGGGCGTGGACATGCCGATCGCGGCCGCGGTGGTGGAGGTGCTGGAAGGGCGCCTGAGCCCGGTGGCGGCCGTTGATTTGCTGATGAGCCGCGAATCCCGCGCCGAACATTGA
- the coxB gene encoding cytochrome c oxidase subunit II, giving the protein MMNARVHPLGRRLSQLAWGLGAALASQVAMAVNDLPGGPKVNQLNLHEPVTRIAAEQMWLHNMMLVICLAIFVAVFGVMFYSIFKHRKSKGAVPATFHESVSVEIAWTVVPFIIVILMALPATKVVVAMKDTTNADVTIKATGYQWKWGYDYLKGEGEGIGFLATLDTAQREMSDSGKPEAVDNYLLKVDNPLVVPVNKKVRIITTANDVIHAWMVPAFGVKQDAIPGFVRDTWFKAEKIGDYYGQCAELCGKEHAYMPIHVKVVSAEDYSKWVDGKKKEMAAKADDPSKVWELAALVARGEKVYAANCAACHKADGTGAGPIKRLDASPIVLSDDKSKQIQVVLHGAANGAMPAWKQLSDTEIAAVITYTKNSWTNKTGQIVQPAEIVAARK; this is encoded by the coding sequence ATGATGAACGCACGAGTGCATCCGCTGGGGCGCCGACTGAGCCAGCTGGCGTGGGGCCTTGGGGCCGCGCTGGCCAGCCAGGTGGCCATGGCGGTGAACGACCTGCCGGGCGGCCCGAAGGTCAACCAGCTGAATCTTCACGAGCCTGTCACGCGCATCGCCGCGGAACAGATGTGGCTGCACAACATGATGCTGGTCATCTGTCTGGCCATCTTCGTCGCCGTGTTCGGCGTCATGTTCTATTCGATCTTCAAGCACCGCAAGAGCAAGGGCGCGGTGCCGGCCACCTTCCATGAAAGCGTCTCGGTCGAGATCGCCTGGACCGTCGTGCCCTTCATCATCGTGATCCTGATGGCCCTGCCGGCCACCAAGGTGGTGGTCGCGATGAAGGACACCACCAATGCCGACGTCACGATCAAGGCGACCGGCTACCAGTGGAAATGGGGCTACGACTACCTGAAGGGCGAGGGCGAGGGCATCGGCTTCCTGGCCACGCTGGACACCGCGCAGCGCGAGATGTCCGATTCGGGCAAGCCCGAGGCGGTCGACAACTACCTGCTGAAGGTGGACAACCCGCTGGTCGTGCCGGTCAACAAGAAGGTGCGCATCATCACCACCGCCAACGACGTGATCCACGCCTGGATGGTGCCGGCCTTCGGCGTCAAGCAGGATGCGATCCCCGGCTTCGTGCGCGACACCTGGTTCAAGGCCGAGAAGATCGGCGACTACTACGGCCAATGCGCCGAGCTGTGCGGCAAGGAACACGCCTACATGCCGATCCATGTGAAGGTGGTCTCGGCCGAGGACTACAGCAAGTGGGTCGACGGCAAGAAGAAGGAAATGGCCGCCAAGGCCGATGATCCGAGCAAGGTCTGGGAGCTGGCGGCCCTGGTGGCGCGCGGCGAGAAGGTCTATGCCGCCAACTGCGCCGCCTGCCACAAGGCCGACGGCACCGGCGCCGGCCCGATCAAGCGCCTGGACGCCTCGCCGATCGTGCTGTCCGACGACAAGAGCAAGCAGATCCAGGTGGTGCTGCACGGCGCCGCCAACGGCGCGATGCCGGCCTGGAAGCAGCTCTCCGACACCGAGATCGCCGCCGTGATCACCTACACGAAGAACAGCTGGACGAACAAGACCGGCCAGATCGTGCAGCCGGCCGAGATCGTCGCCGCCCGCAAGTAA
- a CDS encoding bifunctional 2-polyprenyl-6-hydroxyphenol methylase/3-demethylubiquinol 3-O-methyltransferase UbiG, with amino-acid sequence MSLSSDARFWDRNSRRYTRGAIADPAGYQRTLDRTRALLAPAARVLELGCGSGVTARALAGGVRAYLATDLSAGMIAIAEEKNQAQAEPALPAPRFRVATAETLLDGEEAAGSFDAVLGFNYLHQVRDLAGTLRSIHGLLAPRGLFISKTPCLADMHPLLRRALLPAMQALRLAPYAGAFRAAELGAALEHAGFELLAIEYHASRGRDRRPYIVARRLNSR; translated from the coding sequence ATGAGCCTGAGCAGCGACGCCAGATTCTGGGACCGGAACTCCCGGCGCTACACCCGCGGCGCCATCGCCGACCCGGCCGGCTACCAGCGCACCCTGGACCGCACGCGCGCCCTGCTGGCGCCGGCGGCCCGCGTGCTGGAGCTGGGCTGCGGCAGCGGCGTCACCGCGCGGGCGCTGGCCGGCGGCGTGCGCGCCTATCTGGCGACCGACCTCTCCGCCGGCATGATCGCGATCGCCGAGGAGAAGAACCAAGCGCAAGCCGAGCCGGCGCTGCCGGCCCCGCGCTTTCGCGTCGCGACCGCCGAAACCCTGCTCGACGGCGAAGAAGCCGCCGGCTCGTTCGACGCGGTGCTGGGCTTCAACTACCTGCACCAGGTGCGCGACCTGGCCGGCACCCTGCGCAGCATCCATGGCCTGCTCGCGCCGCGGGGCCTGTTCATCTCCAAGACGCCCTGCCTGGCGGACATGCATCCGCTGCTGCGGCGAGCCCTGCTGCCGGCGATGCAGGCGCTGCGCCTGGCGCCCTATGCGGGCGCCTTCCGGGCCGCGGAGCTGGGCGCCGCGCTGGAACATGCTGGTTTCGAGCTGCTGGCGATCGAGTACCACGCGAGCCGGGGCCGCGATCGCCGGCCCTACATCGTGGCCCGCAGACTCAACTCTCGCTGA
- a CDS encoding ComF family protein encodes MERRALCPSKPSLVERVLLRCPGQCAVCRGWSELRVCHDCLMRYARPAPRCWTCGVRLPPELTGRREPKCGACLREAPPLDRTIAALDYAFPWDRLLQRYKFHQALDLRETLLERLDQTLASALAEAPDWLLPVPLAPERLRERGYNQSFELARTLARRRRLDCDPGLLLRVRDTAHQLKLPPGQRAANVRSAFAIEPRRAAALRGAHVALLDDVMTTGATLFELARVLRQAGVLRVEAWVVARTSD; translated from the coding sequence ATGGAGCGCCGCGCCCTGTGCCCCTCCAAACCCTCGCTCGTCGAGCGGGTGCTGCTGCGCTGCCCGGGCCAATGCGCGGTCTGCCGCGGCTGGTCGGAGCTGCGGGTCTGCCACGACTGCCTGATGCGCTACGCGCGGCCCGCGCCGCGCTGCTGGACCTGCGGCGTGCGCCTGCCGCCCGAGCTGACCGGCCGGCGCGAGCCCAAGTGCGGCGCCTGCCTGCGCGAGGCGCCGCCGCTGGACCGCACGATCGCGGCGCTGGACTACGCCTTCCCCTGGGACCGGCTGCTGCAGCGCTACAAGTTCCACCAGGCGCTGGACCTGCGCGAGACCCTGCTGGAGCGGCTCGACCAGACCCTGGCCAGCGCGCTGGCCGAGGCGCCCGACTGGCTGCTGCCGGTGCCGCTGGCACCCGAGCGCCTGCGCGAGCGCGGCTACAACCAGAGCTTCGAGCTGGCGCGCACCCTCGCGCGACGGCGCCGGCTCGACTGCGACCCGGGCCTGCTGCTGCGCGTGCGCGATACTGCGCACCAGCTGAAGCTGCCACCCGGCCAGCGCGCGGCGAACGTGAGGAGCGCCTTCGCGATCGAGCCGCGCCGCGCCGCGGCCCTGCGCGGCGCCCATGTGGCCCTGCTCGACGATGTGATGACCACCGGCGCCACCCTGTTCGAGCTGGCCCGCGTGCTGCGCCAGGCCGGCGTGCTGCGCGTCGAGGCCTGGGTGGTGGCGCGCACCTCCGACTGA
- a CDS encoding SgcJ/EcaC family oxidoreductase — MKRFTPILAVTTLLAAALPAQANTAAAGAASCAPVTEAQIAALFERWNASLATLDPDKVAANYAADGVLLATVSNKPRTNTAEIRDYFVSFLAKKPVGKIDRRIVKLGCNSAQDVGTYTFSFKDGSKVSARYTYVYQFSQGQWLISHHHSSAMPEKL; from the coding sequence ATGAAGCGATTCACCCCCATCCTCGCCGTCACCACCCTGCTGGCCGCCGCGTTGCCGGCCCAGGCCAATACCGCGGCGGCCGGCGCCGCCAGCTGCGCCCCGGTCACCGAGGCGCAGATCGCGGCGCTGTTCGAGCGCTGGAACGCCTCGCTGGCGACGCTGGACCCGGACAAGGTCGCGGCCAACTACGCCGCCGACGGCGTGCTGCTGGCCACCGTGTCGAACAAGCCGCGCACCAACACCGCCGAGATCCGCGACTACTTCGTCAGCTTCCTGGCCAAGAAGCCGGTCGGCAAGATCGACCGCCGCATCGTCAAGCTGGGCTGCAACAGCGCGCAGGATGTCGGCACCTACACCTTCAGCTTCAAGGACGGCAGCAAGGTCAGCGCGCGCTACACCTATGTCTACCAGTTCAGCCAGGGGCAATGGCTGATCAGCCATCACCATTCCTCGGCGATGCCCGAGAAGCTCTGA
- a CDS encoding GNAT family N-acetyltransferase, giving the protein MAFEWKTSAEGVDWEELSALYRAAPLGDKKPEHLRLVFGNSLFKCFVHDAQGRLVAAGRVLADGADCAYLCDIAVLPEHQGSGLGRQLVGRLVEMSRGHKKIILYAVPGKEPFYRRFGFLRMKTAMAIFENQQLQLERGYLSES; this is encoded by the coding sequence ATGGCATTCGAATGGAAGACCAGCGCCGAGGGCGTCGACTGGGAGGAACTCTCGGCGCTGTACCGCGCCGCGCCGCTGGGCGACAAGAAGCCCGAACACCTGCGGCTGGTGTTCGGCAACAGCCTGTTCAAGTGCTTCGTCCACGACGCCCAGGGGCGGCTCGTGGCGGCGGGGCGGGTGCTGGCCGATGGCGCGGACTGCGCCTACCTCTGCGACATCGCGGTGCTGCCCGAGCACCAGGGCAGCGGGCTGGGCCGGCAGCTGGTCGGCCGGCTCGTGGAGATGTCGCGCGGGCACAAGAAGATCATCCTCTACGCGGTGCCGGGCAAGGAGCCCTTCTACCGGCGCTTCGGCTTCCTGCGCATGAAGACCGCGATGGCGATCTTCGAGAACCAGCAGCTGCAGCTGGAACGCGGCTATCTCAGCGAGAGTTGA
- the trmL gene encoding tRNA (uridine(34)/cytosine(34)/5-carboxymethylaminomethyluridine(34)-2'-O)-methyltransferase TrmL: MFNIVLVHPEIPPNTGNVIRLAANTGCSLHLIEPLGFSMEDKLLQRAGLDYHEYTPVLRHADWAAFLAEARPDPARLFAFTTRGSRPFGEIAWRPGDWFVFGSETAGLPPALRDGFFPEAQRVRLPMRPEQRSLNLSNSVAVAVFEAWRQNGYAGAV, from the coding sequence ATGTTCAACATCGTCCTGGTCCACCCGGAAATCCCGCCCAACACCGGCAACGTGATCCGCCTCGCGGCCAACACCGGCTGCAGCCTGCACCTGATCGAGCCGCTGGGCTTCTCGATGGAAGACAAGCTGCTGCAGCGCGCCGGTCTGGACTATCACGAGTACACGCCGGTGCTGCGCCATGCCGACTGGGCCGCCTTCCTGGCCGAGGCAAGACCCGACCCCGCACGCCTGTTCGCCTTCACGACTCGCGGCAGCCGCCCCTTCGGCGAGATCGCCTGGCGGCCCGGCGACTGGTTCGTGTTCGGCTCCGAGACCGCCGGCCTGCCGCCGGCGCTGCGCGACGGCTTCTTCCCCGAGGCGCAGCGCGTGCGCCTGCCGATGCGCCCCGAGCAGCGCAGCCTGAACCTCAGCAACAGCGTCGCCGTCGCGGTGTTCGAGGCCTGGCGCCAGAACGGCTACGCCGGCGCCGTCTGA
- the grxC gene encoding glutaredoxin 3, which translates to MQAVKMYTTLVCPYCVRAKALLKQRGVEAIDEVRVDLNPTERDAMIARTGRRTVPQIFIGDTHVGGCDDLVALDQRGGLMPLLQAA; encoded by the coding sequence ATGCAAGCCGTGAAGATGTACACCACCCTGGTCTGCCCCTACTGCGTGCGGGCCAAGGCCCTGCTGAAGCAGCGCGGCGTCGAGGCGATCGACGAGGTGCGGGTGGACCTGAACCCGACCGAGCGCGACGCGATGATCGCGCGCACCGGCCGCCGCACCGTGCCGCAGATCTTCATCGGCGACACCCATGTCGGCGGCTGCGACGACCTGGTCGCGCTGGACCAGCGCGGCGGCCTGATGCCGCTGCTGCAGGCCGCCTGA
- a CDS encoding biotin synthase has product MSSSAPAPAVRPPHQQIAPPALTRQLRRLASLAEAPWLHADIARRMAERLPLIKMQPPRVLQWSAFLGASDALLRETYPKAEQRRVEPVPALRERSRVELKPGFWAALRQREAPAVWLPTEVEAGAAELLWANMYLHLSPDPEALLALWHRALAVDGFVMFSCLGPDSWRELRELYAALGWPSAGPEWIDMHDVGDMLVHAGFADPVMDQERITLTWSDPDKLLADLRALGGNLSPLRQPGLRTPAWRRRLLRELERLRGPDGRLRLSLELVYGHAFKPAPRLKVAGETRVSLDQMRDMVRGASKA; this is encoded by the coding sequence ATGTCTTCCTCCGCCCCCGCGCCAGCCGTTCGCCCGCCGCATCAGCAGATCGCCCCGCCGGCCCTGACCCGGCAGCTGCGCCGCCTGGCCAGCCTCGCCGAAGCCCCCTGGCTGCATGCCGATATCGCGCGCCGCATGGCCGAGCGCCTGCCGCTGATCAAGATGCAGCCGCCGCGCGTGCTGCAATGGTCGGCCTTCCTGGGCGCCAGCGACGCCTTGTTGCGCGAGACCTATCCGAAGGCCGAGCAGCGCCGCGTCGAGCCGGTGCCGGCGCTGCGCGAGCGCAGCCGCGTCGAGCTGAAGCCGGGCTTCTGGGCCGCGCTGCGCCAGCGCGAGGCGCCGGCGGTCTGGCTGCCGACCGAGGTGGAGGCGGGCGCGGCCGAGCTGCTATGGGCCAATATGTACCTGCACCTGAGCCCGGACCCGGAGGCGCTGCTGGCGCTGTGGCACCGCGCGCTGGCGGTGGACGGCTTCGTGATGTTCTCCTGCCTGGGGCCGGACAGCTGGCGCGAGCTGCGCGAGCTGTACGCGGCGCTGGGCTGGCCCAGCGCCGGGCCGGAATGGATCGACATGCACGATGTCGGCGACATGCTGGTGCATGCCGGCTTCGCCGACCCGGTGATGGACCAGGAGCGCATCACCCTGACCTGGAGCGACCCGGACAAGCTGCTGGCCGACCTGCGCGCGCTGGGCGGCAATCTGTCGCCGCTGCGCCAGCCGGGGCTGCGCACGCCGGCCTGGCGGCGCCGGCTGCTGCGCGAGCTGGAACGCCTGCGCGGGCCGGACGGGCGGCTGCGCCTGAGCCTCGAGCTGGTCTACGGCCATGCCTTTAAACCCGCGCCCCGCCTGAAAGTAGCCGGGGAAACCCGCGTCTCGCTGGACCAGATGCGCGACATGGTGCGTGGGGCGTCCAAAGCCTGA
- a CDS encoding tripartite tricarboxylate transporter substrate binding protein, whose product MQRRSLLQASLLALPLPALAQAWPARPIKLVVPFPGGSSPDIIARAVAEPLGQALGQSIVILNQPGAGGNIGTGAVAKAEPDGYTLLFTIQGPLVTAPLLAKHLPYDPVKELQPVGLVASSPNVLVVDPKLGANSLADFVRIAKAGQGRLNYGSVGNGSAAHLAMESFKTRAGIDLAHVPYQGFPQVVNAILAGQVQAGFMVPGIAMGQVRAGKLKALGVTSLGRVGSLPELPTFAEQGYAGFEAISWQAMLAPAKTPAAIVQRLSTELVKVIKSDEVRTKMLNQFFSASASTPDALAALMKSERERWGQMIKAAGVQPE is encoded by the coding sequence ATGCAACGCCGTTCCCTGCTGCAGGCCTCGCTGCTTGCGCTGCCGCTGCCCGCCCTGGCCCAGGCCTGGCCCGCGCGGCCGATCAAGCTGGTCGTGCCCTTCCCGGGTGGCAGCTCGCCGGACATCATCGCGCGCGCGGTGGCCGAGCCGCTGGGCCAGGCCCTGGGCCAGAGCATCGTGATCCTGAACCAGCCCGGCGCCGGCGGCAATATCGGCACCGGCGCGGTGGCCAAGGCCGAGCCGGATGGCTACACCCTGCTGTTCACGATCCAGGGCCCTCTGGTGACCGCGCCGCTGCTGGCCAAGCATCTGCCCTATGACCCGGTCAAGGAGTTGCAGCCGGTCGGCCTGGTTGCGAGCAGCCCGAACGTGCTGGTGGTCGACCCCAAGCTGGGCGCCAACAGCCTGGCCGACTTCGTGCGCATCGCCAAGGCGGGCCAGGGGCGATTGAATTACGGCAGCGTCGGCAACGGCAGCGCCGCACATCTGGCGATGGAGTCCTTCAAGACCCGCGCCGGCATCGATCTGGCCCATGTGCCCTACCAGGGCTTCCCGCAGGTGGTGAACGCGATCCTGGCCGGCCAGGTGCAGGCCGGCTTTATGGTGCCGGGCATCGCGATGGGCCAGGTCCGCGCCGGCAAGCTGAAGGCGCTGGGTGTCACCAGCCTGGGCCGGGTCGGCTCGCTGCCGGAGCTGCCGACCTTTGCCGAGCAGGGCTATGCGGGCTTCGAGGCAATCTCCTGGCAGGCCATGCTGGCACCGGCGAAGACGCCTGCGGCCATCGTGCAGCGCCTCTCGACCGAGCTGGTGAAGGTGATCAAGAGCGACGAGGTGCGTACCAAGATGCTGAACCAGTTCTTCAGCGCCAGCGCCTCGACGCCCGACGCGCTGGCCGCGCTGATGAAGAGCGAGCGCGAGCGCTGGGGACAGATGATCAAGGCCGCTGGCGTCCAGCCGGAGTAA
- the gpmA gene encoding 2,3-diphosphoglycerate-dependent phosphoglycerate mutase, whose protein sequence is MYKLVLIRHGESTWNLENRFTGWTDVDLTSTGVEQAKQAGRLLKEAGLDFDVAYTSVLKRAVWTLWHCLDQMDRTWLPVVHEWRLNERHYGALQGLNKADMAKQYGDEQVLIWRRSYDTPPPALEASDPRSERGDIRYAKLKPEDIPLTECLKDTVARVLPFWNESVAPAILSGKRLVIAAHGNSIRALVKYLDNIGDDDIVGVNIPNGIPLVYELDAELKPIKRYYLGDAEAAAKAAAAVANQGKA, encoded by the coding sequence ATGTACAAGCTCGTGCTCATTCGCCATGGCGAATCCACCTGGAACCTCGAAAACCGCTTCACCGGCTGGACCGACGTCGATCTGACCTCGACCGGGGTCGAGCAGGCCAAGCAGGCCGGCCGCCTGCTCAAGGAAGCCGGGCTGGACTTCGACGTGGCCTACACCTCGGTGCTCAAGCGCGCCGTCTGGACCCTGTGGCATTGCCTGGATCAGATGGACCGCACCTGGCTGCCGGTGGTGCATGAGTGGCGCCTGAACGAGCGCCACTACGGCGCCCTGCAGGGTCTGAACAAGGCCGACATGGCCAAGCAGTACGGCGACGAGCAGGTGCTGATCTGGCGGCGCAGCTACGACACCCCGCCGCCGGCGCTGGAGGCCAGCGATCCGCGCAGCGAGCGCGGCGATATCCGCTACGCCAAACTCAAGCCCGAGGACATCCCACTGACCGAGTGCCTGAAAGACACCGTGGCGCGCGTGCTGCCCTTCTGGAACGAAAGCGTGGCGCCGGCGATCCTGTCGGGCAAGCGCCTGGTCATCGCGGCCCATGGCAACAGCATCCGGGCCCTCGTGAAGTATCTGGACAATATCGGCGACGACGACATCGTGGGCGTGAACATTCCCAACGGCATCCCGCTGGTCTACGAGCTGGACGCGGAGCTGAAGCCGATCAAGCGCTACTACCTGGGCGACGCCGAGGCCGCCGCCAAGGCCGCCGCCGCGGTGGCCAATCAGGGCAAAGCCTGA
- a CDS encoding rhodanese-like domain-containing protein, whose product MKFLIDNWYLVLAAVVSGGLLLWPILMRSAAGAAVSTAEAVRLVNREKAVLIDVSEPAEYAAGHVAGAKSLPLGSIEAGAKQLPANKALPIVVLCANGARAGRAAGMLRKLGYEKAQPLAGGLAAWREANLPVEKAA is encoded by the coding sequence TTGAAGTTCCTGATCGACAACTGGTATCTGGTGCTGGCCGCCGTGGTGTCCGGCGGCCTGCTGCTGTGGCCCATCCTGATGCGCAGCGCCGCGGGCGCCGCCGTCTCCACCGCCGAGGCCGTGCGCCTGGTGAATCGCGAAAAGGCGGTGCTGATCGACGTCAGCGAACCGGCCGAATACGCGGCCGGCCATGTCGCCGGCGCGAAGAGCCTGCCGCTCGGAAGCATCGAAGCGGGCGCCAAGCAACTGCCCGCCAACAAGGCCCTGCCCATCGTGGTGCTGTGCGCCAACGGCGCACGCGCCGGCCGCGCCGCTGGCATGCTGCGCAAGCTGGGTTACGAGAAGGCCCAGCCGCTGGCCGGCGGCCTGGCCGCCTGGCGCGAGGCGAACCTGCCGGTCGAGAAGGCTGCGTAA
- the secB gene encoding protein-export chaperone SecB, producing MADESNNTPVFQIQRMYLKDLSLEQPNSPQILLEQTQPQVDINLALAAEPVSEGFYEVSVTATVTTKVGDKTLFLIEAKQAGIFEIRNLPQEQVEGIIGIVCPQMIYPYLRAIVSDVCTRAGFPPVILTEVNFQAMFEAQQAQRNGQDAAIAN from the coding sequence ATGGCCGACGAGAGCAACAACACCCCCGTGTTCCAGATCCAGCGCATGTACCTGAAGGACCTGTCGCTGGAGCAGCCGAACTCGCCCCAGATCCTGCTGGAGCAGACCCAGCCCCAGGTCGACATCAACCTGGCCCTGGCCGCCGAGCCGGTCAGCGAGGGCTTCTACGAGGTCAGCGTCACCGCCACCGTCACCACCAAGGTCGGCGACAAGACCCTGTTCCTGATCGAGGCCAAGCAGGCCGGCATCTTCGAGATCCGCAATCTGCCGCAGGAGCAGGTCGAGGGCATCATCGGCATCGTCTGCCCGCAGATGATCTATCCTTACCTGCGCGCCATCGTCTCCGACGTCTGCACCCGCGCCGGCTTCCCGCCGGTGATCCTGACCGAGGTGAACTTCCAGGCCATGTTCGAGGCCCAGCAGGCCCAGCGCAACGGCCAGGACGCCGCGATCGCGAACTGA
- a CDS encoding response regulator transcription factor, with amino-acid sequence MRLLIVEDDRRVADFLERGLGAEGYKVLVARSGPEGLALARAQDWTLLVLDVMLPGLNGLDLLQTLRSEGSQIPVLMLTALGALEDKVTGLRLGADDYLTKPFAFDELVVRLEALRRRSRETQAPISSLRVADLSLDRQRMRVCRGEQPIMLTAKELAFLELLMSAPGRVFSRERILSNVWGAHEDPLTNVVDVYVRRLRQKIDEGRPLALIKTVRGIGYKIDAEPG; translated from the coding sequence ATGAGGCTGCTGATCGTGGAGGACGACCGCCGGGTGGCGGACTTCCTGGAGCGCGGGCTGGGCGCCGAGGGCTACAAGGTGCTGGTGGCGCGCAGCGGGCCCGAGGGCCTGGCGTTGGCGCGCGCCCAGGACTGGACCCTGCTGGTGCTGGACGTGATGCTGCCGGGCCTGAACGGCCTGGACCTGCTGCAGACCCTGCGCAGCGAGGGCTCGCAGATCCCGGTGCTGATGCTGACCGCGCTGGGCGCGCTGGAGGACAAGGTGACCGGCCTGCGCCTGGGCGCCGACGACTACCTGACCAAGCCCTTCGCCTTCGACGAGCTGGTGGTGCGGCTGGAGGCGCTGCGCCGGCGCTCGCGCGAGACGCAGGCGCCGATCAGCAGCCTGCGCGTGGCCGACCTGAGCCTGGACCGCCAGCGCATGCGCGTGTGCCGCGGCGAGCAGCCGATCATGCTGACCGCCAAGGAACTGGCCTTCCTGGAGCTCTTGATGAGCGCGCCGGGCCGGGTCTTCAGCCGCGAGCGCATCCTCTCCAATGTCTGGGGCGCGCATGAGGACCCGCTGACCAATGTGGTGGACGTCTATGTGCGCCGCCTGCGCCAGAAGATCGACGAGGGCCGCCCGCTGGCCCTGATCAAGACGGTGCGCGGCATCGGCTACAAGATCGACGCCGAGCCGGGATAA
- a CDS encoding DUF2147 domain-containing protein — translation MDLVSTFSIWRAGAAVLLLLLAEGAAAAADPRGRFLTESGNLEVEIAPCADPALLCGTVARVVANRSMARPEQAMAPPAGARELLGLQLLSGLRPDGEGGWQGRLYNRENGRHYDCRVALDEAGHLRLRAYVLLPLFGKSQLWRRLAEAPAPAAEAAASAASR, via the coding sequence ATGGACCTCGTTTCCACCTTCTCCATCTGGCGCGCCGGCGCCGCGGTCCTGCTGCTGCTCCTCGCCGAGGGCGCGGCGGCGGCCGCTGACCCGCGCGGCCGCTTCCTGACCGAGAGCGGCAATCTCGAGGTCGAGATCGCACCCTGCGCCGACCCGGCGCTGCTGTGCGGCACGGTGGCGCGCGTGGTCGCGAACCGTTCGATGGCCCGGCCCGAGCAGGCCATGGCCCCGCCGGCCGGCGCGCGCGAGCTGCTGGGCCTGCAGCTGCTCAGCGGGCTGCGGCCCGATGGCGAGGGCGGCTGGCAGGGGCGCCTCTACAACCGCGAGAACGGCCGGCACTACGACTGCCGGGTCGCGCTGGACGAGGCCGGCCATCTGCGCCTGCGCGCCTATGTGCTGCTGCCGCTGTTCGGCAAGAGCCAGCTTTGGCGGCGTCTGGCCGAGGCGCCGGCTCCGGCGGCGGAGGCCGCGGCCAGCGCGGCGTCCCGCTGA